One genomic window of Sardina pilchardus chromosome 15, fSarPil1.1, whole genome shotgun sequence includes the following:
- the timm44 gene encoding mitochondrial import inner membrane translocase subunit TIM44 codes for MAASLCQCYQLCVRRSCLLLTSRSYTTLHNRAHVYRVCGSVTSSSQVRYASGGGRKGFLGEFLDNLKQELGKNKEMKESIKKFREEAQKLEESDALKQARRKFKTIESETVKTSEVLKKTLGSLSETVKEGLEEVTRTDLGKKIREGVEEAAKTAKTSAETVTKSGEKLGKTGAFKAISQGMESVKKEIGDLGQSGPYRPPARLRKRSDFSSKAAGNESKVFEANEEAMGVVLHKDSKWYQQWKEFKDNNAVFNRFFEMKMKYDESDNALIRASRAVTDKMTDLIGGLFSKTEMSEVLTEILKVDPSFDKDTFLKQCEKDIIPNVLESMIQGELEVLKDWCYEATYSQLAHPIQQAKAMGLRFHSKILDIDNLDLAMGKMMEQGPVLIITFQAQLVMVIRNSKGEVVEGDPDKVLRMMYVWALCRDQEELNPNAAWRLLDISASSTEQIL; via the exons GTGCGATATGCATCTGGTGGTGGTCGCAAAGGATTCTTGGGGGAGTTTTTGGATAATCTGAAGCAGGAGCTCGGTAAAAACAAAGAGATGAAAGAAAGCATTAAGAAATTTCGTGAAGAAGCCCAAAAATTGGAGGAATCGGATGCTCTTAAACAAGCCAGACGAAAATTT AAAACCATTGAGTCTGAAACAGTTAAAACATCTGAAGTGCTAAAGAAGACACTTGGATCCCTGTCAGAAACTGTCAAGGAG GGATTGGAAGAGGTGACTCGTACAGATCTGGGCAAGAAGATCAGAGAAGGGGTGGAGGAGGCAGCCAAGACCGCCAAAACCTCTGCAGAGACCGTGACCAAGAGTGGAGAAAAACTGGGCAAGACTGGTGCTTTTAAAGCTATATCACAG GGGATGGAATCTGTCAAGAAAGAAATAGGTGACCTTGGACAGAGTGGACCCTACAGACCTCCAGCCAGATTACGGAAGCGAAGTGATTTCTCATCCAAGGCCGCTGGCAACGAATCCAAAGTCTTTGAGGCTAATGA GGAAGCTATGGGAGTCGTCCTGCACAAGGACTCCAAATGGTACCAGCAGTGGAAAGAGTTCAAGGACAACAATGCTGTGTTCAACA GATTCTTcgagatgaagatgaagtatgATGAAAGCGACAATGCCCTCATAAGGGCCTCGCGTGCTGTCACTGATAAAATGACCGACCTGATAG GTGGGCTCTTTTCCAAGACTGAGATGTCTGAAGTGCTGACAGAAATTCTAAAGGTGGACCCCTCCTTCGACAAGGACACCTTCCTCAAACAGTGTGAGAAGGACATCATCCCCAACGTTTTAGAG TCTATGATCCAAGGAGAGTTGGAAGTGCTCAAAGACTGGTGCTACGAAGCT acCTACAGTCAGCTCGCACATCCCATACAGCAGGCCAAGGCTATGGGGCTGCGGTTTCACTCCAAGATTCTTGACATTGACAACCTCGAT CTTGCCATGGGGAAGATGATGGAACAAGGCCCGGTGTTGATCATCACGTTTCAGGCACAGCTGGTGATGGTGATCCGTAACTCTAAgggagaggtggtggagggagaCCCT GACAAGGTACTGCGGATGATGTATGTGTGGGCGCTCTGCCGGGACCAGGAGGAGCTCAACCCCAACGCCGCCTGGAGACTGCTGGACATCTCCGCCTCCAGCACCGAGCAGATCCTCTGA